GCCTCCCAGAGGCCTGGAAGGACCAGGCCTTGCCAATCACCGACAAGGGACGTAGAAGAGCACCCCCAAAGGACAGTAGGTCCCCGCCCGGATCTGGCCCACAGCACCCGAGGGACCCTGCAGCACTACAGAAGTCCCATGGGGCAGACGGGAGCCACAGGCCCAGACTCCACAGCCCCTCAGTCCACATGTCCTGGAGCCTGTGGTGGAAGTCCCTGTTCTTCCATCACCGCCGCCTCTCCCTGAGGACCTCCGAAGAAACAGGCCAGGGCTGTCCCAGGCCTGGGCACACGGGCCAGTGTCCAGCCCACCCCGTCTGCCCCTCCAGGCCCCGCCCTCACCCGGAAGCGCTCCTCCAGCAGGGACAGCTCACTGATGAGGTCGGTGATGGCGTTGGTAAAGGCTTCCTGGGGGCTGTAGTCCGGCGTGGTCTGCACTCGGATGATGATCTTGTGCTCCAAGGGGTGGGGGACTTTGTAGCCAGCAAATAGCACTTGCGGGTCTTTTAGGAGTTGTCTGAGGTCCAGGGACAGACAGTGTGAGGGTCTAGCCTCATGCCCAAGCTGGGTAGCAGCCAGCTCAGAGCAGAAGAACAGACTTTCTAGCCAAAAATCCCCCCCAACTTTTTTCCCAAAAAGTCTTCAAGGAAAGTAACACTTTTAGGAAGATACCTCATGTGGGGACACCCTatccccgccacacacacacactctgcatCCATGAGGTTGAAGGACCCGAGCTGGAAAGAGATTCCAGCAACCTCTTCCCACCGGGCACCGCAGTGCTGGCAAAGAGATCTCCCAGGCAGTGAATGTCCAGCCAGTGTTCAGTGACTCAGACCCAAAAAGCCCACAAAGAGCATCCACGCAGCAAATAaaggcagcaggagaggaggGCCAGCTCCCGGCAGTGAGTGGAATGCAAATGGAACTCTGCCCTCCGA
The sequence above is a segment of the Homo sapiens chromosome 7, GRCh38.p14 Primary Assembly genome. Coding sequences within it:
- the POLR2J2 gene encoding DNA-directed RNA polymerase II subunit RPB11-b1, encoding MNAPPAFESFLLFEGEKITINKDTKVPKACLFTINKEDHTLGNIIKSQLLKDPQVLFAGYKVPHPLEHKIIIRVQTTPDYSPQEAFTNAITDLISELSLLEERFRTCLLPLRLLP